The genomic window TTAGTAAAAGATTGTATAACCAAGGCGTGCGTAGTCTGTCAGACTTAAAAGCCGTAATTAACGCTACTCCCGACCAGATTTTCACCTTGGGAGTAGTGCATCCAGCATCAATGCAAAACTTAATTCTGCGTTACTGGTTAGCAGCTGGTGGAATAGATCCTGATCAAGATATCAGCCTGAAAGTAATTCCACCCACACAAATGGTTGCTCAACTCGAAGCCGGATACATTGACGGTTATTGTGCAGGAGAACCGTGGAACTATCAAGCTGTACATGAAGGCTTAGGTTTCGTAGCCGCAACCGCTTTAGAAATTTGGTCAGGACAGCCAAAGCAAGTATTAGGAGTCAGAGAAGAATGGGTGCAAAAATACCCAGAAACCAATTTAGCCTTAATTAAAGCACTTCTAGAAGCTTGCCAATACTGTGACGACCCCCGCAACCGTCCAGAAATCCTAGAATTACTCTGTCGTCCTGAGTACCTAGACGTAAACCCTGCATATATTCGTCCCGGTTTCATCGACCCCTACGATCGCGGCGACGGTAAACCAGCCCAAGAACTCACAGCTTACAACCAGTTTTACCTAAATAGAACCAACTACCCCAACCGCACAGAAATCTTGTGGATGCTCACCCAACTAGCACGCTGGAGTATCACACCCTTCCCCAAAAACTGGGTAGAAGTCATCGAAAGAGTTTGTCGCACAGACATATTTGGTGAAGCAGCCCGCGACCTAGGCCTACTAGACATAGGCGAAGACAACCCCATTCACCTATTCGACGGCAAAACCTTCAACCCCTCCGAACCCCTAGACTACCTAAAAAGCCTAGAAATCAAACATCAAATCCGAGTAGAAGAAATCTTCATTTAGCCACTAATTCCTCTTCTCTTCTTCTCTCCCCCTCCGCGCCTCTGCGCCTTTGCGCGAAACAATCCTAAATCCATAAAACCCATGCAAACAGTAAGAACCACCCAACCCAAAAAACCCCCCACACCCAAAGCCGACAACTTCCTAGTAATTGAAGGTGTCAGCAAAATTTACCCCACATCCGAAGGCCCATACACCGTACTAGATGGAATCGACCTCAAAATACGCGAAGGCGAATTCGTATGCTTAATAGGACACTCAGGCTGCGGAAAATCGACCCTACTCAACATGATTTCCGGGTTCAACACCCCCACCGATGGCGTAGTCCTCCTACAAGACCAACCCATCACCGAACCGGGCCCAGACCGGATGATGGTCTTCCAAAACTACTGCTTATTACCTTGGCTAAACGTCTTTGAAAACGTTTACCTAGCAGTAGATGCAGTATTTCCCCACAAACCCCAAGCCGAAAAACGCGCCATAGTCAGAGAACATCTAGCAATGGTGGGCTTAACAGAAGCAGCCGACAAAAAACCCCACCAAATTTCCGGCGGAATGAAACAAAGAGTAGCGATCGCCCGCGCCTTATCCATCCGTCCCAAAGTCTTAATTCTCGATGAACCCTTCGGCGCATTAGACGCAATCACCAAAGAAGAACTACAAGAAGAACTACTACAAATCTGGAGTGATCATCAAGTCACCGTCCTGATGATTACCCATGACATCGATGAAGCTTTATTCCTAGCCGACCGAGTTGTGATGATGACAAACGGCCCAGCCGCCCAAATCGGCGAAATTTTAGATATACCCTTTTCCCGTCCCCGCAACCGCCGCCAAATCATGGAAGACCAAGAATACTACAACCTCCGCAACTACGCCCTAGATTTCTTATTTCGTCGATTTGCTCATGATGAGTAATGAGTAAT from Nostoc sp. UHCC 0870 includes these protein-coding regions:
- a CDS encoding nitrate ABC transporter ATP-binding protein (This model describes the ATP binding subunits of ATP-binding cassette (ABC) transporters for nitrate transport, or for bicarbonate transport, in bacteria and archaea.); its protein translation is MQTVRTTQPKKPPTPKADNFLVIEGVSKIYPTSEGPYTVLDGIDLKIREGEFVCLIGHSGCGKSTLLNMISGFNTPTDGVVLLQDQPITEPGPDRMMVFQNYCLLPWLNVFENVYLAVDAVFPHKPQAEKRAIVREHLAMVGLTEAADKKPHQISGGMKQRVAIARALSIRPKVLILDEPFGALDAITKEELQEELLQIWSDHQVTVLMITHDIDEALFLADRVVMMTNGPAAQIGEILDIPFSRPRNRRQIMEDQEYYNLRNYALDFLFRRFAHDE